Proteins encoded in a region of the Podospora pseudopauciseta strain CBS 411.78 chromosome 6, whole genome shotgun sequence genome:
- a CDS encoding hypothetical protein (COG:S; EggNog:ENOG503NU0W), with protein sequence MLNQQQVVQSSRESIMEIALYNHLALPLRVPPSEDGNLSDLEIQLTDHLISNVRIMCQAFRQPYQPGAHPSAISKAWEYIRLCLESSKTVNRNGRVNRTTLLSEFHHLAQGNAVILHISSQNAALLVHRLGVRDEVVFEVFETSPRNDDVLAAENALQWDFPGSAVAIPLATFEDGAFQGSLATFLEQASLESTKMFAAHTFKAGADIHEYRDTSSPTMISSMLMAILEENGRRISTPLLRKRVRDDISWHQARKPWRRLPYWLVLRVSIARYLSLVVGAEMGRFQYKFFICNTLATFLESAQASLQADQVHFLKTKLCRRLVKLDVDRGNVKSAGTLPDIDILFGKLTPGINKIIDDATRRVATEWEAFKKAHARPIPQLPKRATPADLNLPLELSGNMLRDLQTSWGKTTRGHCRRWVVPEHFDLGSVTNKHLSEFAQPLFHVTQQEMLLQDCSPNESLITYLQTALPLFHGNPEQLSILILNAMEMWMRLDQTTCFQFPLLTDYHPVFTPESLNVLHLATYKDMVRLQAVQKHISQRIHASSLPRCTIFDDPSASCFAARYFDGMHPDSVAMRNSYADITHADVLRKELKRKEWEKKTEEFQNLTRQVDGSSCILIVDDDDPLGRSFHDDHHCPRCRAMHKLEKIRIQIYEESLPSDIHLAKAAVFELRCPPAFANYRDTTLMLISKLASPEVTVGVTPKCLLNGYSQLYTVANIYPKFTLASLTKSYFPSSGKVDETDCANPTG encoded by the exons ATgctcaaccaacaacaagtTGTCCAATCAAGTCGCGAGTCCATCATGGAGATCGCACTATACAACCACCTAGCGTTACCGCTGCGCGTTCCGCCGTCTGAAGATGGCAATCTGAGTGATCTTGAAATTCAGTTGACCGATCACTTGATCAGCAATGTGCGCATTATGTGCCAAGCGTTTCGACAGCCGTACCAACCTGGCGCTCACCCATCCGCGATTTCCAAGGCCTGGGAGTATATTCGCTTGTGCCTCGAATCGTCCAAGACTGTTAATCGGAACGGACGAGTCAACAGAACGACTCTGCTGTCGGAGTTTCATCATCTAGCCCAAGGAAATGCCGTGATCCTTCACATCAGCAGTCAAAATGCCGCTCTTTTGGTCCACCGACTCGGAGTCCGCGACGAGGTTGTCTTTGAAGTCTTCGAAACCTCACCAAGAAATGACGATGtcctcgccgccgagaaCGCCTTGCAGTGGGACTTTCCAGGAAGCGCTGTTGCCATCCCGCTGGCGACCTTTGAAGATGGAGCATTTCAGGGCAGCCTGGCGACCTTTTTGGAGCAAGCATCTCTCGAGTCGACAAAGATGTTTGCTGCTCATACCTTCAAAGCAGGAGCTGACATCCACGAGTATCGAGACACATCGAGTCCAACCATGATCAGCTCCATGTTGATGGCCATCCTGGAAGAGAACGGCCGCCGAATCTCGACACCTCTTCTCCGCAAGCGAGTTCGTGACGACATCTCTTGGCATCAAGCGCGCAAGCCCTGGCGCCGGCTCCCATACTGGCTCGTCCTCAGAGTCTCCATCGCTCGATATCTTTCGCTCGTTGTGGGGGCAGAGATGGGCCGTTTCCAGTACAAATTCTTCATTTGCAACACCTTGGCCACCTTCCTGGAATCGGCACAGGCATCGCTGCAAGCTGATCAGGTTCACTTCCTCAAAACCAAGCTCTGCCGTCGGCTGGTGAAGCTGGATGTGGATAGGGGCAATGTGAAATCTGCAGGCACCCTGCCAGATATTGACATCCTTTTCGGCAAGCTCACTCCAGGAATCAACAAGATCATTGATGATGCCACCAGGCGCGTGGCTACCGAGTGGGAGGCGTTCAAAAAGGCCCATGCAAGGCCCATTCCCCAGTTGCCAAAGAGGGCCACCCCCGCCGACTTGAACCTACCATTGGAACTCAGCGGCAACATGTTGCGGGACCTACAGACGAGCTGGGGAAAGACGACGAGGGGACATTGCCGCAGATGGGTGGTCCCGGAACACTTTGATCTGGGTTCTGTTACGAACAAGCATCTGAGCGAATTTGCGCAGCCCTTATTCCACGTTACCCAGCAAGAGATGCTTCTTCAAGATTGCTCGCCAAATGAGTCGTTGATAACCTATCTCCAGACCGCACTTCCCCTATTCCACGGCAATCCCGAGCAACTCAGTATCCTCATTCTCAATGCAATGGAAATGTGGATGAGACTTGACCAAACGACCTGCTTCCAGTTCCCGCTTTTGACAGACTACCATCCTGTCTTCACACCCGAGTCGCTCAATGTCTTGCATTTGGCCACCTACAAAGATATGGTCCGCCTGCAAGCCGTCCAGAAGCATATTTCACAGAGAATCCACGCAAGTTCTCTTCCCAGATGCACCATATTCGATGATCCTTCTGCCAGCTGTTTTGCAGCGAGATATTTCGATGGCATGCATCCCGACTCTGTTGCCATGCGTAACTCGTATGCAGATATCACCCATGCAGATGTTTTGAGGAAAGAATTGAAACGCAAAGAGTGGGAAAAGAAGACTGAGGAGTTCCAGAACCTGACTCGACAGGTTG ATGGAAGCTCATGCATCCTCATCGTGGACGACGATGACCCCCTTGGACGTAGCTTTCACGATGACCATCACTGCCCGCGGTGTCGAGCAATGCACAAGCTGGAGAAGATACGGATCCAGATCTACGAGGAATCTCTCCCCTCTGATATTCACCTTGCCAAAGCCGCAGTGTTTGAGCTCCGGTGCCCCCCAGCCTTCGCGAACTATCGCGACACAACGTTGATGCTTATATCCAAGCTTGCAAGCCCGGAGGTTACTGTGGGTGTAACTCCAAAATGCCTGCTGAATGGCTACTCTCAGCTCTACACCGTCGCAAACATCTATCCCAAGTTCACTCTGGCATCTTTGACAAAATCAT ATTTCCCGTCGAGTGGGAAGGTGGACGAGACGGACTGTGCAAACCCAACGGGCTGA
- a CDS encoding hypothetical protein (COG:S; EggNog:ENOG503PFIR), with protein sequence MYFFSLLPLLITATTSSPSPGGQVLPRQSSPPPTNPSFISTILATANAYRSAHAARPLTWDANLAAFALQKANGCRLNHAGPYGENAYWSWYYPPTHQPDFTAEIGWAFEVWNSQEEIDAYVAGDLLGGAHFTQTVWKATERVGCAFSGERCVGNPDQEWWFYCDFWPRGNVRGWYGGNVTV encoded by the exons ATGTACTTtttctccctccttcccctcctcatcacagccaccacctcctccccttccccggGTGGCCAAGTCCTTCCCCGACagtcctccccacccccgaccaacccctccttcatCTCGACCATCCTCGCCACAGCCAACGCCTACCGCTCCGCCCACGCCGCCCGCCCGCTGACCTGGGACGCGAACCTCGCCGCTTTTGCGTTGCAAAAGGCGAATGGATGCCGGCTTAACCATGCC GGCCCATACGGCGAAAACGCCTACTGGTCATGGTACTACCCGCCTACGCACCAACCTGATTTTACAGCGGAGATAGGCTGGGCGTTTGAGGTCTGGAACTcgcaggaggagattgatgCTTATGTTGCTGGGGACTTGCTGGGGGGAGCGCACTTTACGCAGACGGTTTGGAAGGCTAcggagagggttgggtgtGCTTTTAGCGGGGAGAGGTGCGTGGGGAATCCGGATCAGGAATGGTGGTTTTATTGTGATTTTTGGCCGAGGGGGAATGTGAGGGGGTGGTATGGGGGGAATGTTACTGTTTGA
- a CDS encoding hypothetical protein (COG:Q; EggNog:ENOG503P1ZJ): MGQPNCQTTPGSKLALYDKYRLSYPTQAIHRLLPSLSIADGEVCILELGAGTGKLTEDLAAWSPKFRIIALEPHGQMRDFLAQKRLQNVTVMDGLAQHIPLPGESVDCVLAAQTRFASVQSLSEICRVLKPRGSLGLIWNVEDYNSPRSFQVQTKWEEQLRKFIWALDDGQPRLKSEMWQSAFDSSVAKQLFRLPLNLETWRLS, encoded by the exons ATGGGTCAGCCGAACTGCCAAACCACCCCTGGTA GCAAGCTGGCCTTGTACGACAAATACCGCCTGTCCTACCCCACCCAAGCCATCCATCGTCTCCTACCCTCTCTAAGTATTGCTGATGGTGAGGTCTGTATCCTTGAGCTCGGTGCAGGGACCGGGAAGTTGACGGAAGATCTGGCTGCGTGGTCTCCCAAATTCCGCATAATTGCTCTCGAGCCACACGGACAGATGAGGGACTTCCTTGCTCAGAAGCGACTACAGAATGTTACCGTGATGGACGGGTTAGCCCAGCACATTCCACTGCCGGGTGAATCCGTCGACTGCGTATTGGCTGCTCAG ACTAGGTTCGCCAGCGTTCAAAGCCTTAGTGAGATCTGTCGTGTGCTTAAGCCGAGGGGTAGTCTGGGTCTTATCTGGAACGTGGAGGATTATAACTCTCCTCGGTCGTTTCAGGTGCAAACCAAGTGGGAGGAACAGCTCCGCAAGTTCATATGGGCCCTTGACGACGGACAGCCGAGGTTAAAATCCGAGATGTGGCAATCCGCCTTCGACAGTTCAGTTGCCAAGCAGCTCTTCCGTTTACCATTGAACCTTGAGACTTGGAGGCTGTCCTAA
- a CDS encoding hypothetical protein (EggNog:ENOG503PU2Z), whose product MHNHPSPWRPVFTSPFTQPQAKTSTLTLTKPRRRGKKIVPLRNIRRIRSEDIIHHSMASSSSQPQEAGQQKTLTTKASNESLATASTVIPDSEVTTTGKQPQAPTRYLYYEKVGEPDPNYVPKPPSKLAKFMAKFQSPMVKATEAKRQAEIDEEKRTGIKVYTPAGAPMGSGQHIGNALS is encoded by the coding sequence ATGCAcaaccacccatcacccTGGCGCCCTGTCTTCACCTCTCCATTTACGCAACCACAGGCAAAGACATCCACGTTAACTTTGACGAAGCCCAGACGCCGCGGAAAGAAGATCGTGCCACTCCGCAATATCAGAAGAATAAGATCAGAAgacatcatccaccacagcatggcttcctcctcctcccagcctCAAGAGGCAGGCCAACAAAAGactctcaccaccaaagcctcCAATGAATCCCTCGCCACCGCCTCGACGGTAATCCCCGACAGCGAGGTCACCACAACGGGAAAGCAACCACAGGCACCGACTCGGTACCTCTACTATGAGAAAGTGGGGGAGCCAGACCCGAACTATGTCCCCAAGCCGCCCTCAAAACTGGCCAAGTTCATGGCCAAATTCCAGAGCCCGATGGTGAAAGCGACAGAGGCCAAGAGACAGGCCGAGattgacgaggagaagagaacGGGCATCAAGGTTTATACTCCGGCTGGGGCGCCGATGGGGAGTGGGCAGCACATTGGGAATGCGTTGAGTTAA
- a CDS encoding hypothetical protein (EggNog:ENOG503NW4K) has product MQTKTLLLAILASVASARFGQEGLVQSVIQALGAFGPPGAAGTLAGQTPSVLLAGASACAKLELADEIVATLGNDPQVIAGAAALVAAEKNFNPFAVDIPTICSNAALPATPELRGIIPLVDPAVEGADIQNANSAASLQAPLADAGLSVADISRAAGFENFEEQA; this is encoded by the exons ATGCAAACCAagaccctcctcctcgccatcctgGCCTCTGTTGCCTCTGCCCGTTTCGGACAGGAAGGCCTCGTCCAAAGCGTCATCCAAGCTCTCGGCGCTTTCGGTCCCCCAGGCGCAGCTGGTACCCTCGCCGGCCAGACCCCCAGCGTGCTCCTTGCTGGCGCCAGTGCTTGTGCCAAG CTCGAACTGGCCGACGAGATTGTTGCCACCCTAGGCAACGACCCCCAGGTCATTGCCGGTGCCGCCGCCCTGGTTGCCGCGGAGAAGAACTTCAACCCTTTCGCTGTTGACATCCCCACCATCTGCAGCAATGCTGCTTTGCCGGCTACTCCTGAGTTGAGGGGAATCATTCCCTTGGTTGATCCTGCCGTGGAGGGGGCTGATATTCAGAATGCCAACTCGGCAGCGAGCTTGCAGGCTCCGTTGGCGGATGCGGGGTTGAGTGTGGCTGATATTTCGAGGGCGGCTGGGTTTGAGAATTTTGAGGAGCAGGCTTAG
- a CDS encoding hypothetical protein (COG:I; CAZy:GT32; EggNog:ENOG503NYUS) — protein MMSKLGSPLGSPTLAATTAQFRNRLPTQFRRCLPIYVAAIILIFFTFNLNLFHSRVREVTSNAAALARPPVPVVAAPAVPITPVGPAQTPKAVRTEFPRKIWQTWKVNPLRFEERDINTARSWVGKNPDYRYEVLTDDNDMKYVEWHFGPEGFNRPDIVNFYRDVKAAIVKADLLRYIVMYAEGGLYADIDVEALKPLSKFIPDRYNVKDIDMVIGVEIDEPDWKDHPILGPKSRSFCQWTFMCKPQLPVMMRLIEQIMTWLNGVAKEQNVPLADVKLDFDQIISGTGPSAFTTAILAEMDLHKEDPNIKVDWDLFHDLQESKLVSRTLVLTVEAFAAGQGHSDSGNHDARAALVRHHYHASNWPSRHPRYSHPAYGEVEKCNWNDECVKTWDKNVEAFAKMTEEEQRKIVAQKEQERKEAAEKAKAEEEKRKKDREEAEKRKKEEEEKKRKEAEAKKAEAQEAKRKEEEEKRKEEEKKGWLHFS, from the coding sequence ATGATGTCCAAACTTGGTTCCCCATTGGGGTCGCCAACCTTGGCCGCCACCACAGCTCAGTTCCGCAACCGCCTACCAACACAGTTCCGTCGTTGCCTCCCAATATACGTTgccgccatcatcctcatcttcttcacctttaACCTGAATCTTTTCCACTCGCGTGTTCGCGAAGTCACCTCGaacgccgccgccctcgcccgTCCACCGGTCCCGGTGGTGGCTGCGCCAGCTGTGCCCATCACGCCAGTAGGACCAGCTCAGACCCCCAAAGCCGTCCGCACCGAGTTCCCCAGAAAGATTTGGCAGACATGGAAGGTCAACCCTCTTAGATTCGAGGAGCGTGACATCAATACCGCCCGCTCATGGGTTGGCAAGAACCCCGATTACCGATACGAGGTGTTGACTGACGACAATGACATGAAGTACGTCGAGTGGCACTTTGGCCCCGAGGGCTTCAACCGCCCCGACATTGTCAACTTTTACCGCGACGTCAAGGCTGCCATTGTCAAGGCCGATCTCCTCCGCTACATCGTCATGTATGCCGAGGGTGGTCTGTACGCCGATATCGATGTCGAGGCCTTGAAGCCTCTCTCCAAGTTCATCCCCGACCGTTACAACGTCAAGGATATCGATATGGTTATTGGCGTCGAGATTGATGAGCCTGACTGGAAGGATCACCCCATTCTTGGTCCCAAGTCGCGTTCTTTCTGCCAGTGGACCTTCATGTGCAAGCCCCAGCTGCCCGTCATGATGAGACTTATTGAGCAGATCATGACATGGCTGAATGGTGTTGCCAAGGAGCAGAACGTCCCTCTTGCCGACGTCAAGCTCGATTTCGACCAGATCATCAGCGGTACTGGTCCGTCTGccttcaccaccgccattCTCGCCGAGATGGATCTTCACAAGGAGGACCCCAACATCAAGGTCGACTGGGATCTCTTTCACGACCTCCAGGAATCCAAGCTCGTAAGCCGCACCCTCGTCCTCACCGTCGAGGCTTTCGCTGCCGGCCAAGGCCACTCGGATTCAGGCAACCACGACGCCAGAGCTGCTCTCGTCAGACACCACTACCACGCTTCCAACTGGCCCAGCAGACATCCCCGCTACAGCCACCCTGCCtatggtgaggttgagaagtGCAACTGGAACGATGAGTGCGTCAAGACCTGGGACAAGAACGTCGAGGCCTTTGCCAAGatgaccgaggaggagcagaggaagATTGTCGCGCAGAAGGAGCAAGAAAGGAAGGAGGCCgccgagaaggccaaggctgaagaggagaagagaaagaaggaccgtgaggaggccgagaagaggaagaaggaggaggaggaaaagaagaggaaagaagCCGAAGCGAAAAAGGCCGAAGCCCAAGAGGCCAAGcgcaaggaggaagaggagaagagaaaggaggaggaaaagaagggttGGCTGCATTTTTCATGA
- a CDS encoding hypothetical protein (COG:I; EggNog:ENOG503NYUS), which translates to MIGSGAWGPRQGVGARNHLAADWRGLDLSLALSLSLLPDLVILLLVYPPLLSSTFSFVSRPHLLLVSSCLVTLAFLLERYIPVGTGVRRCRPTALFQTTPHRLVSQLTTPSTVVWSRSLFSHVVPPGNHDSFTELTSSFTFA; encoded by the exons ATGATTGGATCTGGGGCCTGGGGACCCCGGCAAGGTGTCGGCGCTAG GAACCACTTGGCCGCCGATTGGAGGGGCCTAGACCTCTCtcttgctctctctctctctctcctacCTGACCTCGTGATACTGCTACTCGTgtatcctcctcttctctcttccacTTTTTCCTTCGTCTCGAGACCTCACCTCCTGCTCGTCTCGTCTTGTCTCGTCACACTCGCTTTTTTGCTCGAGAGATACATCCCAGTGGGGACTGGGGTCAGGCGTTGTCGCCCAACGGCACTTTTCCAGACTACGCCACACCGACTCGTCAGCCAGCTCACGACTCCAAGTACTGTTGTCTGGTCGCGCTCGCTATTTTCCCACGTCGTACCACCGGGAAACCACGATTCATTCACGGAATTGACGAGTAGCTTTACTTTCGCTTGA
- a CDS encoding hypothetical protein (COG:I; EggNog:ENOG503NX21), whose translation MHSLREGILDGTGNDSSSAVKSTGPSFSLKAILRGLRHILWPKAASADSSPRQLRPTAYLDGLRGFAAFLVYIHHHQLWAHGAESLQSAVYFENAYGFDGEFRLSTFYGIRNFFTGGHMAVAVFYVISGYVLSVKPLALMQSGEHLKLADNLASAFFRRWFRLYLPIIATTLVYITSWHLFGYWNFACPPKETFGDELWNWYVEFKNFSFLFKEGGWIWVKANTHTWSIPLEMRGSVITYMACMALSRATTKARLVCLVVLVGYYLYVVDGYYGALFVAGMLQADLDLLARREGGYFPGWLRRLERHKTFIYYHLFVVSMYLAGVPSATNKVEDLRANPGWYWLSYLKPQAVFDPKWFYLFWAANMLVAAVPRMGWLRRWFEGRFCQFLGRISFAFYLVHGPILATVGDRLYHVVGWGRPVEAGEVDMLAAWRDLLPLPKVGPIGLEFSFLVPHLILLPLTFWVADIVTRMVDEPSVKFAAWLYKRVQGGGKPEMKPESNEMMLRLA comes from the coding sequence ATGCACTCCCTCCGCGAAGGCATCCTAGACGGCACGGGAAacgactcctcctccgccgtcaAGTCAACCGgcccttccttctccctcaaagCCATCCTCCGCGGCCTCCGGCACATCCTCTGGCCAAAAGCCGCCTCGGCAGACAGCTCTCCACGACAGCTCCGACCAACAGCATACCTCGACGGTCTGCGCGGGTTCGCCGCCTTTCTCGTGtacatccaccaccaccagctctgGGCTCACGGCGCGGAGAGCCTGCAGTCTGCTGTCTACTTTGAGAACGCCTACGGTTTCGACGGGGAGTTTCGGCTGTCTACATTTTATGGCATTAGGAACTTTTTTACCGGGGGGCACATGGCTGTGGCCGTGTTTTATGTCATCTCGGGTTATGTCCTTTCCGTCAAGCCGCTGGCGTTGATGCAGAGCGGGGAGCATCTCAAGCTGGCGGATAATTTGGCATCGGCGTTTTTCCGGAGGTGGTTTAGGTTGTATCTGCCTATTATTGCCACTACGCTTGTTTACATCACCTCGTGGCATCTTTTTGGGTACTGGAACTTTGCCTGCCCACCCAAGGAGACGTTCGGGGACGAGCTGTGGAATTGGTATGTCGAGTTCAAAAACTTTTCGTTCTTGTTCAaagaagggggttggatCTGGGTCAAGGCGAATACGCATACCTGGTCGATACCGCTCGAGATGAGGGGCAGCGTGATCACTTACATGGCTTGCATGGCGCTCTCCCGGGCGACGACTAAGGCGAGACTGGTGTGTTTGGTTGTGTTGGTGGGGTATTACCTTTatgtggtggatgggtaTTACGGGGCGTTGTTTGTCGCGGGGATGTTGCAGGCGGATTTGGActtgttggcgaggagggagggggggtatttTCCTGGTtggctgaggaggttggagaggcaCAAGACATTTATTTACTATCATCTTTTTGTGGTGAGCATGTACCTTGCCGGTGTGCCGTCGGCGACGAacaaggtggaggatttgaggGCGAATCCGGGGTGGTATTGGTTGAGTTATCTCAAGCCGCAGGCGGTGTTCGATCCGAAGTGGTTTTATCTGTTTTGGGCGGCGAATatgctggtggcggcggtgccgaggatggggtggctgaggaggtggtttgaggggaggttttgccagtttttggggaggattTCGTTCGCGTTTTATTTGGTGCATGGGCCGATTTTGGCGACGGTTGGGGATCGGCTGTATCATGTtgttggatgggggaggccggtcgaggctggggaggtggacaTGCTGGCGGCGTGGAGGGATTTGTTGCCGTTGCCCAAGGTTGGGCCGATCGGGTTGGAGTTTTCGTTTTTGGTGCCACATTTGATCTTGTTGCCGTTGACGTTTTGGGTGGCGGATATTGTGACGAGGATGGTGGACGAGCCTTCGGTCAAGTTTGCGGCTTGGCTTTATAAAAGGGTtcagggaggagggaaaccAGAGATGAAGCCAGAGAGTAACGAGATGATGCTGAGACTGGCTTGA
- a CDS encoding hypothetical protein (EggNog:ENOG503NUI7; COG:C), whose protein sequence is MSDSKLFQPLKLTPSITLKHRIAMAPLTRFRSTDEHVPIVPLMKEYYSQRASAPSGTLLVTEGTFISPTAGGMNNVPGIWSKEQIAAWKEITDGVHAQGSFVYLQLWALGRAALGDVAKAEGFTVKAPSAIAIPDTDGVVTPEEMTIDDIKQKIAEYAQAAKNAIEAGFDGVEIHGANGYLVDQFIQDNSNQRTDEYGGSIENRSRFAVEVVDAVTAAVGEEKVGIRLSPWSVFQGMKMKNPVPQFSDVIRKISERHPNMSYLHLVETRIAGNRDEANDNDEERLDFALDIWKGPVLIAGGLTPETARKLVDEELKERDNVVTVFGRYFISTPDIVFRIREGIDLNQYDRSSFYIPKSPKGYIDQPFSKEFEKVYGQGIKARN, encoded by the coding sequence ATGTCGGACTCAAAACTTTTCCAGCCGCTCAAgctcaccccctccatcaccctcaaacACCGCATCGCCATGGCGCCACTCACTCGCTTCCGATCCACTGACGAGCACGTTCCAATTGTTCCTCTCATGAAGGAATACTACTCACAGCGCGCCTCCGCTCCCAGTGGGACTCTTTTGGTAACAGAGGGTaccttcatctcccccaccgcTGGTGGCATGAACAACGTCCCGGGTATTTGGTCGAAGGAGCAAATCGCTGCTTGGAAAGAGATCACAGACGGCGTCCATGCCCAAGGCAGCTTTGTCTACCTCCAACTCTGGGCGCTTGGCCGTGCCGCCCTCGGTGACGTCGCCAAGGCGGAGGGCTTCACCGTCAAAGCACCCTCAGCCATTGCCATCCCAGATACCGACGGTGTTGTTACCCCAGAAGAGATGACAATCGACGATATCAAGCAGAAGATCGCCGAATACGCCCAAGCCGCCAAGAACGCTATTGAGGCCGGTTTTGACGGCGTTGAGATCCACGGTGCCAACGGGTACCTCGTTGATCAGTTCATCCAAGATAACTCCAACCAGCGTACCGACGAGTATGGTGGTAGCATCGAGAACCGCTCCCGCTTTGccgtcgaggttgttgacGCCGTTACTGCCGCCGTCGGAGAGGAGAAGGTCGGCATCAGACTCAGCCCTTGGAGCGTCTTCCAGGgcatgaagatgaagaaccCGGTTCCCCAATTCTCCGATGTCATCAGAAAGATCAGCGAGAGACACCCCAACATGAGTTACCTCCACTTGGTGGAGACAAGAATTGCCGGCAACAGAGATGAGGCGAACGACAACGATGAGGAGAGATTAGACTTCGCGTTGGATATCTGGAAGGGGCCAGTTCTCATTGCTGGCGGGTTGACACCAGAGACTGCCAGGAAGCTGGTTGACGAggagttgaaggagagggataATGTGGTGACGGTATTTGGCCGGTACTTCATCTCCACGCCAGACATCGTTTTCAGAATCCGGGAGGGTATCGATCTGAACCAGTATGACAGGTCGTCATTCTACATTCCCAAGAGCCCCAAGGGGTACATTGATCAGCCATTTAGcaaggagtttgagaaggTTTACGGCCAGGGGATCAAGGCTAGGAATTAG
- a CDS encoding hypothetical protein (EggNog:ENOG503NU52; COG:S), whose protein sequence is MTYIPRVTQQAPQTEPQIPPQHPLNQQPTPTQNPLFSLHHPSKILITLSVTFLAIISPLSGHMNLPALSAISVDLHMSMSLTNLTITVYTFVSGLTPSLIAPFSDSYGQRPVYLFSLALCALSNIGLALQSSFPALISLLCVQAAGAGVTISLRSAVVADMIAIAERGKYIGYAALGLTLGPALTPMLGGIMTEYHG, encoded by the coding sequence ATGACATACATCCCAAGGGTGACACAACAGGCACCACAAACAGAGCCTCAAATCCCTCCACAACACCCTCTGAATCAACAACCCACGCCGACCCAGAACCCCTTATTCAgcctccatcacccctcaaaaatcctcatcaccctctcagtcaccttcctcgccatcatctcccccctaTCAGGGCACATGAACCTCCCTGCCCTCTCCGCCATCTCTGTGGACCTACACATGTCCATGTCGTTAACAAACCTGACAATAACAGTCTACACCTTTGTCTCAGGGCTGACACCGTCCCTTATCGCTCCGTTTTCTGATTCCTATGGCCAACGACCGGTGtatcttttctctttggcGTTGTGCGCACTGTCTAACATAGGGCTTGCGCTGCAATCCTCCTTTCCGGCCTTGATATCGCTATTATGTGTccaagctgctggagctggggTCACAATCTCCCTGAGGAGTGCAGTCGTAGCGGACATGATCGCCATAGCCGAAAGGGGAAAATACATCGGCTATGCTGCGCTGGGGTTGACTCTCGGTCCTGCTCTTACACCGATGCTGGGAGGGATAATGACGGAGTATCACGGCTGA